From the genome of Daphnia pulex isolate KAP4 chromosome 12, ASM2113471v1:
AGAAATTTAACATGGAGACTGGAAACATCTCTCCATGCCCATGCAGCAGCCAAGAGCCAACCGACCGCCGATGGGACTATTTCACGGAAGCCGGCAACGtcgtgaaacaaacaaacaaacgaaatccaaaaaatcaataaacgaACGTGTTTTCCTTAGACTTCCAGAATCTCTGCTTCTCCGCGGATGTCGTCAAGTTCGTCTGATGTTTTGACCTTAAAAGGTAAGATGTATGTAAGATTTTGTGTTTCTACtctttttttaacctttttgtttCGGGTGCACGATAGACCTTGAACGCAGTGTAATAAGACGAGTTCGACTATGTGAAGTAAACATGTGACTCGGTatcataaaatgtttaaatctGTTGTTATCTGCCGATGTTTTTGCTCAGCTGGTTGTGCTCTGCTCTTGTAAAAAATGTACTTAAAATTCTGTAgctttttcattaatttccaTCAATAAGAGTACAAATGTATTGAAAAACATGCAGTTAGCTTCTTCtaattcttaaaaattgcTCGGCAGATAGGCTGATTGGGTGAAGATGTTGTTCCAGAATATCGAAATTTCACACTGAAGAAGCATTAGTGAAAACCCATCAAAATGCTTGGCAGGAAACAATCCTTACGAGGGGAACTTCTTCCTTATGAAGTAGCCCAAGAAGAGACCAACAATGAATCAGTTGGAGTGGATTGGATGAATAAGGTATTTCTGACATCCATAAAACATATTCCATAAAAGTAACAATGTGTTTCTCAACTTTAGCTATGGATGAAACGTCTCTTGCGGATGAGCGCCTTGCTCTGTCTGTGTTCCGTTTCCTTAAACACACCCAAGACCTTCGAGCTGTATCCTTTCTTACGGCCCATCACATTTGCATGTGATTTGGTCACCGGGCTCCTTTTTACTGCTGAAATGGTGGTAAAGATAAACACGCGTACCTTGCTAAAGGTCTGTCAAAACTAAAATCCAAATTCCTATGAAATTTGGCCCATGAAATAATCTTTTATGTGTTATATAGGGAGAGGATTCTTATCTCAGAGACCGATGGTGTTTATTTGACACCAGTATGCTGTTCTTCCTGTGGATATCCGTTATTCTTCAAGCACTAGAGCTCTCGGCTCTAGTTTCATCTGCTTATTCTTACCTATCCATTCTCCGATCTCCTCGACCTTTGATCATGATCCGTTTCATTCGCGTTTTCCTCAAGTTTTCCATGCCCAAATCGcgaatcaatcaaattttcaagtaaaaataccgacaccaatttccttttttttttaaatcaatttagaaatgtatttaaaatcGTTATTAACTTTGCATGTTTTGTTGCATAGGCGTTCCGGTCAACAGATCTATAACGTCACGctgttcttccttttcttcatgTCGTTGTACGGTTTGCTGGGCGTTCAGTTTTTTGGAGAACTGCGCAATCACTGTATACTCAACGATACTGATTTCGAGTAAGTAACTATACATATTATttgctttacaaatttttatgttaATAGTGGTTTAATTTGCCTGTCGCAGACACATCACTGTCAACAGCCTCACAATACCAGACACCTACTGCTCTATGGATTCTTCGTCAGGTTACCAAGTACGGACTGTTCGATAAAATTCTATCAGCCCAAAGGAACTTTAAATCTTGAGTGCCTTTTCGggcgcccttttttttgtcttccccattaactgaaatttaatttttagtgCCCCGAAGGAACTGTCTGTATTAAATTGAAGGATTCACGCTATAAATTAGGATTTAATGGCTTCGATGAAATCGGTAAAATCCTTCATTCTTATCTCTTGTAAATAGAAAGTAATTCTctgaaatttccatttgacaGCGACCAGCATTTTCACCGTGTATCAAGCTTTTTCTCAGGAAGGTTGGGTCTTCATTATGTATCGTGCAGTGGATACTTTACCGGCCTGGCGAGCTTTCATGTACTTTACTACCATGATTTTCTTCCTGAGCTGGCTCGTCAAAAACGTTTTCATCGCCGTCATCACGGAGACGTTCAACGAGATTCGAGTGCAGTTCCAGCAGATGTGGGGCCAACGAGGCTCTCAATTGGCCGATATTGTTGATGCCCGTGCTCCTATTATTAGCGGAGATGATCGTGGCTGGAAACTAGTACCGACTGACGCAACACGTCACCAGTATCGCACCGTCCTCCTCTTTCTTCCTGTTCTCAATTCGGCCGCCTTCCATTTACTTCTGATGGCCGCAATTCTAGCCAACGGCCTTTTTACAGCCAGCATGAGTTTTAAACACGACGGCCGACCCAGAAGTGATTTTTACCAACAACATTATTACATTGAGGtagagtttttattttcttaattttatttgtaatgcaaataattttactcCGCTCTTTCTTTTTAGGTTGGATTCACCGTCTTTTTCAACCTCGAGGCTCTATTCAAAATGTGGTGTCTGGGATTCCGGGACTATTACGGACGTACCATCTACAAGTTTGAATTACTCTTGGTCATTGGAACGACGCTCCACTTGCTTCctcaattttatttatcagTTCTGACTTACTTCCAAGTGCGTCCTATTCgtttttccaagtttaaaaCACTGTAACTTATTccgctattttattttataggttTTGCGTGTGGTCAGACTGATTAAAGCTTCACCTTTACTGGAAGATTTTGTCTATAAAATTTTCGGACCGGGCAAAAAATTGGGCAGTCTTATCATCTTCACTATGTGCTTGCTAATCATCACGTCGAGCATATCCATGCAgctgttttgtttcttagCAGATTTTACAAAGTTTGAAACTTTCCCAGAGGCAAGTTGTTCCCATCGCagatttccttttccttttgattcattaattttatctACGCCAGGCTTTCATGTCCATGTTTCAAATCTTGACGCAAGAAGCCTGGGTTGAAGTAATGGACGAAACGATGTTGCGGACCAGCGAGACCATCGTGCCGATTGTTGCCGTTTACTTCATCCTCTACCATCTTTTCGTCACGCTGGTGCGTGAATCCCCTTAACGACACTTAATAATTAACTCAATTGACTGAAATGTTTCATTCGTTTCCCTTCAGATCGTGCTCAGCTTGTTCGTCGCCGTCATTCTCGACAACTTGGAGTTGGACGAAGACAtcaaaaagttgaaacaaaTGAAGGCGCGCGAACAGAGCGCCGAGATCAAAAAGACTCTACCTCGTCGTTTGAGactctttgaaaaatttcccgACCGACCTCAGATGACTCGTCTTCATAAAGTTCCATCAGATTTTAATTTACCCAAGGTGATTAATTAATTGTCatttgttgatttaaaaagaattatatgTTTAGCTATTTCGTTTTAGGTTCGAGACAGTTTTGTTCGCCAGTTCATGTTGGAAACGGGTGATGATGAAGATTTGCCCATCGACAAAAGCGGCGATGACAGCAAAGGCAACTCGAAAGTGTTGTACCGCAAGAAACAGCCCTTGCGTCTATTAAATAGCGTCATTTCCACTTATGTTACGGGCACTAACCAAAAGCAAAACGCCATAACTGGCATAATCAAGTACGTAAATTTTGGGCAGTTATAATAGACATTTATCAATAAGAAATATCTTTTGTTATCTAGCGAGTCGAACAATCAGCGATTGCTACTGGGTGATTCGGGGCCAATTCCAATAATCGGTACAGGAAAACAAGGCGCTGCCGGCCAGAAAAATCGACAGGATCTAAAAAAGTATCCAACGTAACACCATTCATATTACGGATTTATTTCAAactcttgttatttttttacagaggTGGACACCGAAGTTTCCGTGGGTCAGTCAAAATCAAACAGACTTACGAGCATTTGAAGGAAAATGGCGATTTGGGTGCCATGAACCGAACATCGACTTCTAGACGAACGCCGGATATTGACATCAAATTACTCCAAGCCAAACGGCAGCAAGCCGAAATGCGCcggtaaattatttttcttttaaaccaATGATTCATTAACGATAACAACACCCATTTATATGTCAATCAGCAACCAACGTGAAGAAGATTTACGCGAAAATCATCCTTATTTTGATACTCCGCTGTTCCTGGTGCCGCGGGAGTCCGGCTTCCGACGACTTTGCCAGCGGATGGTCTACGCGAGATATTGCCCACGTCTCAAGGATCCCATAACGGGCAAGGAGCGAAAGCTGCACTACAAACGCTTACAGTTCGTATCcactcttccttttttactgaaccttttaaattaaattcttgtttgtttgaacAGCAATTTAGTGGGATTGGTGACTTACTTGGATTGGGTCATGATTTTCGTGACGACTCTGTCGTGTCTGTCGATGATGTTCGAAACGCCACGCTATCGTCTGTGCGATCACCGGGAACTTCAAATTGCCGAATTCGGATTTGTCGTTTTCATGAGCTTGGAGCTCGGATTGAAAATCCTGGCCGACGGACTCTTCTTCACCCCGAAAGCGCTGTTTAAAGATGCGGCCGGAATTCTCGATCTCTTCACCTTTGCCGTAAGTCCACCAATAACCAgaatttctgattttcaatAATTCCTTACAATTAAAATCCTGTTAATGTCCTACCAACAGGTTGGATTGGCTATGCTGTGCTGGATGCCTAAGGTAGTTCCACAGAATTCGAGCGCCCAGCTTTTGCTCCTGTTGCGCTGTTTGCGTCCACTCCGCATCTTCATCCTCGTTCCGCATATGCGAAAAGTCGTCTGCGAACTCTGTCGTGGCTTCAAAGAAATCCTGCTCGTCTCGATCCTTCTCATCGTCTTGATGTTCGTCTTCGCCAGTTACGGCGTCCAGCTCTACGGTGGCAGGCTAGCCCGTTGCAATGATTCAGAGATCAAAAATCGTGACCAGTGTGTCGGCGTCTTCCTGCGCAAAGTCTTTGTCACCAAAATGAAACTGGCACCCGGCGAGAACGAAACTCATCCGGCCATTTTGGTTCCTCGCGTTTGGTACGATTTAAATATTGTCTCCGTATTAATTACAATAAATTGTGAcaaatgtttctttatttcatgTCTGCAGGGCTAATCCACGTCGCTTTAATTTTGACAGTATCGGAAATGCAATGCTGGCCTTATTTGAAGTTTTATCATTTAAAGGCTGGCTCGACATTCGAGACGTTCTCATTAAAACTCTGGGGCCGgtacttttcaaatttttaatttcaattatgcgggtgttgattgaaatttattttttgttaggTCCACGCTATTTATATCCACATTTTCGTCTTTCTGGGCTGCATGATCGGTCTCACTTTATTCGTGGGCGTCGTCATTGCAAATTATTCCGAGAATAAAGGAACTGCGCTCTTGACGGTCGATCAGCGACGTTGGTAAGTTGCAATCAACTTTTCAACCATTCGTGTCCGGAATCGTAGTTATCAAACTAATCTGATCCAATGTAATAGGTGTGACTTGAagaaacgattgaaaatcgCTCAGCCTTTGCATCTTCCGCCACGCCCGGAAGGCCACAGATTCCGTGCGTTTATTTACGATATCACTCAGCATATCTACTTTAAAAGATTCATCGCTTTGATGGTCATACTCAATAGTAGCCTCCTCTGCGTCTCGGTAAGTAGATACCTACGATattgtctttttaaattacgttGTAATTTgagatttatctttttttcatctAGTGGCGCGAGGATCAAGCACACACTTCTTTGTTGGCCACTATCAGCTCCTGTTTGAGCTTCGTTTTTGTGGCCGAAGTGTCGATGAAGATGATCGCTTTCACTCCTCACGGCTATTGGCAGTCCCGGCGCAATCGCTACGATACTTTGGTCACCGTCATGGGTCTCGTCTGGGCAATAACCAACTACACTATGGGCGTAATAGCGTCATCTCACTTTCCTATGCCCAGTATTACtgattcaatctttttttttttcctttcatattAGAACGATTTATCCCATTCGTTCGGTTTCGTCGCCATCATCCTGCGCTTCTTCACCATCACGGGCAAACACGCCACGTTGAAAATGCTGATGCTCACCGTGGTCGTCTCCGTCTACAAGagctttttcattattatggGTACCTATAATACCTCGTACAATCTACATCTCTTAGCACACAATTTTATACCGATgtcgtttatttctttccgTCGAATGCAGGCATGTTCTTGCTCATCTTCGTTTATGCCCTGACCGGCTGTCTGCTCTTCGGTACGGTCAAATACGGCGAAAGTGTTGGAAGGTATTAATTATTGGCATAAAGTTATTATTCTTATGAGAattatttcatcttcttttatgtCTGTAAAGGCAAGCCAACTTTGGCAGCACGCCTAGGGGCATCATCATGCTGTTCCGTATTGTGACGGGAGAGGATTGGTACAAAATCATGCACGACTGCATGGTGTTGCCGCCGTTTTGCACACCGGGCGCCAATTATTGGGAAACGGATTGCGGCAATTTCACGGCTGCCATGATCTTTTTCTGCTCCTTTTACGTTATCATCACGTACATCGTTCTCAACCTTCTTGTCGGTACGGGGTTTGATATACCAAGTGCATCCTCCGATAACTAAAACCTATTCTTTTTCTGGGTTAGCGATTATTATGGAGAacttttccctcttctattcCAACGAAGAGGACGCCCTTCTCTCCTACGCCGACATCCGCAATTTCCAAAATACGTGGAACATTGTGGACGTCAACCAGCGCGGTGTTATTCCCGTACGGAAAGTCAAATTTGTCCTGCGTCTACTCAAAGGCCGTCTCGAAGTCGATCCTCAAAAGGATCGGTAGGC
Proteins encoded in this window:
- the LOC124209365 gene encoding sodium leak channel non-selective protein-like isoform X2 → MLGRKQSLRGELLPYEVAQEETNNESVGVDWMNKLWMKRLLRMSALLCLCSVSLNTPKTFELYPFLRPITFACDLVTGLLFTAEMVVKINTRTLLKGEDSYLRDRWCLFDTSMLFFLWISVILQALELSALVSSAYSYLSILRSPRPLIMIRFIRVFLKFSMPKSRINQIFKRSGQQIYNVTLFFLFFMSLYGLLGVQFFGELRNHCILNDTDFEHITVNSLTIPDTYCSMDSSSGYQCPEGTVCIKLKDSRYKLGFNGFDEIATSIFTVYQAFSQEGWVFIMYRAVDTLPAWRAFMYFTTMIFFLSWLVKNVFIAVITETFNEIRVQFQQMWGQRGSQLADIVDARAPIISGDDRGWKLVPTDATRHQYRTVLLFLPVLNSAAFHLLLMAAILANGLFTASMSFKHDGRPRSDFYQQHYYIEVGFTVFFNLEALFKMWCLGFRDYYGRTIYKFELLLVIGTTLHLLPQFYLSVLTYFQVLRVVRLIKASPLLEDFVYKIFGPGKKLGSLIIFTMCLLIITSSISMQLFCFLADFTKFETFPEAFMSMFQILTQEAWVEVMDETMLRTSETIVPIVAVYFILYHLFVTLIVLSLFVAVILDNLELDEDIKKLKQMKAREQSAEIKKTLPRRLRLFEKFPDRPQMTRLHKVPSDFNLPKVRDSFVRQFMLETGDDEDLPIDKSGDDSKGNSKVLYRKKQPLRLLNSVISTYVTGTNQKQNAITGIINESNNQRLLLGDSGPIPIIGTGKQGAAGQKNRQDLKKGGHRSFRGSVKIKQTYEHLKENGDLGAMNRTSTSRRTPDIDIKLLQAKRQQAEMRRNQREEDLRENHPYFDTPLFLVPRESGFRRLCQRMVYARYCPRLKDPITGKERKLHYKRLHNLVGLVTYLDWVMIFVTTLSCLSMMFETPRYRLCDHRELQIAEFGFVVFMSLELGLKILADGLFFTPKALFKDAAGILDLFTFAVGLAMLCWMPKVVPQNSSAQLLLLLRCLRPLRIFILVPHMRKVVCELCRGFKEILLVSILLIVLMFVFASYGVQLYGGRLARCNDSEIKNRDQCVGVFLRKVFVTKMKLAPGENETHPAILVPRVWANPRRFNFDSIGNAMLALFEVLSFKGWLDIRDVLIKTLGPVHAIYIHIFVFLGCMIGLTLFVGVVIANYSENKGTALLTVDQRRWCDLKKRLKIAQPLHLPPRPEGHRFRAFIYDITQHIYFKRFIALMVILNSSLLCVSWREDQAHTSLLATISSCLSFVFVAEVSMKMIAFTPHGYWQSRRNRYDTLVTVMGLVWAITNYTMGNDLSHSFGFVAIILRFFTITGKHATLKMLMLTVVVSVYKSFFIIMGMFLLIFVYALTGCLLFGTVKYGESVGRQANFGSTPRGIIMLFRIVTGEDWYKIMHDCMVLPPFCTPGANYWETDCGNFTAAMIFFCSFYVIITYIVLNLLVAIIMENFSLFYSNEEDALLSYADIRNFQNTWNIVDVNQRGVIPVRKVKFVLRLLKGRLEVDPQKDRLLFKHMCFELERLHNGEDVTFHDVLNMLSYRSVDIRKSLQLEELLAREELEYIIEEEVAKQTIRQWLDSCLKRMKTVNIHDTKEHNSLLAGLRATNDQLQEAQEEKNREFNAGGAERDISEVKEAEGSGKHRRKGMLVTRSDSINSVSGRRLFYAPCHGADGISQQRSTYDKERLGVSSNPKKRPSRQSTGKGIPSSSFSHSAGECSPGASPTCPTTGGQHGLVFPYSSIGGGASSNWSSRGSGHPLPPLAPPSALAVRVASAVTEVQDWWRDQLASPDGSDED
- the LOC124209365 gene encoding sodium leak channel non-selective protein-like isoform X3, yielding MLGRKQSLRGELLPYEVAQEETNNESVGVDWMNKLWMKRLLRMSALLCLCSVSLNTPKTFELYPFLRPITFACDLVTGLLFTAEMVVKINTRTLLKGEDSYLRDRWCLFDTSMLFFLWISVILQALELSALVSSAYSYLSILRSPRPLIMIRFIRVFLKFSMPKSRINQIFKRSGQQIYNVTLFFLFFMSLYGLLGVQFFGELRNHCILNDTDFEHITVNSLTIPDTYCSMDSSSGYQCPEGTVCIKLKDSRYKLGFNGFDEIATSIFTVYQAFSQEGWVFIMYRAVDTLPAWRAFMYFTTMIFFLSWLVKNVFIAVITETFNEIRVQFQQMWGQRGSQLADIVDARAPIISGDDRGWKLVPTDATRHQYRTVLLFLPVLNSAAFHLLLMAAILANGLFTASMSFKHDGRPRSDFYQQHYYIEVGFTVFFNLEALFKMWCLGFRDYYGRTIYKFELLLVIGTTLHLLPQFYLSVLTYFQVLRVVRLIKASPLLEDFVYKIFGPGKKLGSLIIFTMCLLIITSSISMQLFCFLADFTKFETFPEAFMSMFQILTQEAWVEVMDETMLRTSETIVPIVAVYFILYHLFVTLIVLSLFVAVILDNLELDEDIKKLKQMKAREQSAEIKKTLPRRLRLFEKFPDRPQMTRLHKVPSDFNLPKVRDSFVRQFMLETGDDEDLPIDKSGDDSKGNSKVLYRKKQPLRLLNSVISTYVTGTNQKQNAITGIINESNNQRLLLGDSGPIPIIGTGKQGAAGQKNRQDLKKGGHRSFRGSVKIKQTYEHLKENGDLGAMNRTSTSRRTPDIDIKLLQAKRQQAEMRRNQREEDLRENHPYFDTPLFLVPRESGFRRLCQRMVYARYCPRLKDPITGKERKLHYKRLHNLVGLVTYLDWVMIFVTTLSCLSMMFETPRYRLCDHRELQIAEFGFVVFMSLELGLKILADGLFFTPKALFKDAAGILDLFTFAVGLAMLCWMPKVVPQNSSAQLLLLLRCLRPLRIFILVPHMRKVVCELCRGFKEILLVSILLIVLMFVFASYGVQLYGGRLARCNDSEIKNRDQCVGVFLRKVFVTKMKLAPGENETHPAILVPRVWANPRRFNFDSIGNAMLALFEVLSFKGWLDIRDVLIKTLGPVHAIYIHIFVFLGCMIGLTLFVGVVIANYSENKGTALLTVDQRRWCDLKKRLKIAQPLHLPPRPEGHRFRAFIYDITQHIYFKRFIALMVILNSSLLCVSWREDQAHTSLLATISSCLSFVFVAEVSMKMIAFTPHGYWQSRRNRYDTLVTVMGLVWAITNYTMGNDLSHSFGFVAIILRFFTITGKHATLKMLMLTVVVSVYKSFFIIMGMFLLIFVYALTGCLLFGTVKYGESVGRQANFGSTPRGIIMLFRIVTGEDWYKIMHDCMVLPPFCTPGANYWETDCGNFTAAMIFFCSFYVIITYIVLNLLVAIIMENFSLFYSNEEDALLSYADIRNFQNTWNIVDVNQRGVIPVRKVKFVLRLLKGRLEVDPQKDRLLFKHMCFELERLHNGEDVTFHDVLNMLSYRSVDIRKSLQLEELLAREELEYIIEEEVAKQTIRQWLDSCLKRMKTKEHNSLLAGLRATNDQLQEAQEEKNREFNAGGAERDISEVKEAEGSGKHRRKGMLVTRSDSINSVSGRRLFYAPCHGADGISQQRSTYDKERLGVSSNPKKRPSRQSTGKGIPSSSFSHSAGECSPGASPTCPTTGGQHGLVFPYSSIGGGASSNWSSRGSGHPLPPLAPPSALAVRVASAVTEVQDWWRDQLASPDGSDED
- the LOC124209365 gene encoding sodium leak channel non-selective protein-like isoform X1 gives rise to the protein MLGRKQSLRGELLPYEVAQEETNNESVGVDWMNKLWMKRLLRMSALLCLCSVSLNTPKTFELYPFLRPITFACDLVTGLLFTAEMVVKINTRTLLKGEDSYLRDRWCLFDTSMLFFLWISVILQALELSALVSSAYSYLSILRSPRPLIMIRFIRVFLKFSMPKSRINQIFKRSGQQIYNVTLFFLFFMSLYGLLGVQFFGELRNHCILNDTDFEHITVNSLTIPDTYCSMDSSSGYQCPEGTVCIKLKDSRYKLGFNGFDEIATSIFTVYQAFSQEGWVFIMYRAVDTLPAWRAFMYFTTMIFFLSWLVKNVFIAVITETFNEIRVQFQQMWGQRGSQLADIVDARAPIISGDDRGWKLVPTDATRHQYRTVLLFLPVLNSAAFHLLLMAAILANGLFTASMSFKHDGRPRSDFYQQHYYIEVGFTVFFNLEALFKMWCLGFRDYYGRTIYKFELLLVIGTTLHLLPQFYLSVLTYFQVLRVVRLIKASPLLEDFVYKIFGPGKKLGSLIIFTMCLLIITSSISMQLFCFLADFTKFETFPEAFMSMFQILTQEAWVEVMDETMLRTSETIVPIVAVYFILYHLFVTLIVLSLFVAVILDNLELDEDIKKLKQMKAREQSAEIKKTLPRRLRLFEKFPDRPQMTRLHKVPSDFNLPKVRDSFVRQFMLETGDDEDLPIDKSGDDSKGNSKVLYRKKQPLRLLNSVISTYVTGTNQKQNAITGIINESNNQRLLLGDSGPIPIIGTGKQGAAGQKNRQDLKKGGHRSFRGSVKIKQTYEHLKENGDLGAMNRTSTSRRTPDIDIKLLQAKRQQAEMRRNQREEDLRENHPYFDTPLFLVPRESGFRRLCQRMVYARYCPRLKDPITGKERKLHYKRLHNLVGLVTYLDWVMIFVTTLSCLSMMFETPRYRLCDHRELQIAEFGFVVFMSLELGLKILADGLFFTPKALFKDAAGILDLFTFAVGLAMLCWMPKVVPQNSSAQLLLLLRCLRPLRIFILVPHMRKVVCELCRGFKEILLVSILLIVLMFVFASYGVQLYGGRLARCNDSEIKNRDQCVGVFLRKVFVTKMKLAPGENETHPAILVPRVWANPRRFNFDSIGNAMLALFEVLSFKGWLDIRDVLIKTLGPVHAIYIHIFVFLGCMIGLTLFVGVVIANYSENKGTALLTVDQRRWCDLKKRLKIAQPLHLPPRPEGHRFRAFIYDITQHIYFKRFIALMVILNSSLLCVSWREDQAHTSLLATISSCLSFVFVAEVSMKMIAFTPHGYWQSRRNRYDTLVTVMGLVWAITNYTMGNDLSHSFGFVAIILRFFTITGKHATLKMLMLTVVVSVYKSFFIIMGMFLLIFVYALTGCLLFGTVKYGESVGRQANFGSTPRGIIMLFRIVTGEDWYKIMHDCMVLPPFCTPGANYWETDCGNFTAAMIFFCSFYVIITYIVLNLLVAIIMENFSLFYSNEEDALLSYADIRNFQNTWNIVDVNQRGVIPVRKVKFVLRLLKGRLEVDPQKDRLLFKHMCFELERLHNGEDVTFHDVLNMLSYRSVDIRKSLQLEELLAREELEYIIEEEVAKQTIRQWLDSCLKRMKTVNIHDTVCSPPIFLLFFWCLSLPLTLRNLVIHLFILQKEHNSLLAGLRATNDQLQEAQEEKNREFNAGGAERDISEVKEAEGSGKHRRKGMLVTRSDSINSVSGRRLFYAPCHGADGISQQRSTYDKERLGVSSNPKKRPSRQSTGKGIPSSSFSHSAGECSPGASPTCPTTGGQHGLVFPYSSIGGGASSNWSSRGSGHPLPPLAPPSALAVRVASAVTEVQDWWRDQLASPDGSDED